The Thermotoga neapolitana DSM 4359 sequence TTCACTTTCACAAGATATACTCCGTTTTTCAAATTCACGAGTTTTTCTCTTCCCCTGTCGATGTTGGCCGTTGGAAACCCAAGTTTTCTTCCGAACTGCCTGTCTCTGTAGACAATCCCTGATATCTCATAGTACCTGCCAAGATAGGGTGGTATCTCTTCCACCCTTCCCTCCTGGACGAGTTTTCTGATCAGAGAACTGCTCACTTTCTTTCCGTTAACGATTGTGTCGGGCACTTCGTACACTTCCAGTCCGTTTTTTCTCAAAAAAGAAGTATCCCCTTCGGCGTTCTTTCCGAACCTGAAGTCCCTTCCAACGACCACTCCGAAGACACCTGGCAAATACTTTTCGACAAATTCTTTCGGCGACAGGTCTTTGATCTGAAAAAAATCCAGTACGACCACTTCCGAAAATCTTGAAAGAATCGCCACTCTCTCTTCTACAGACAACAAAAGTCCTGGAAAATCGGGTGAGAGATATTCAGGGGGATGAGAAATGGTGAACACAAGAGCGGGCATCTTCTTTGAAGAGGCCACTTCCCTGAGTTTCTCAAGAACCCTGCGATGCCCGATGTGTACTCCGTCGAAAACACCGATGCTGACAACCATTCTTTCACCTCATGTTGAAAACCTTCTTCAATTTCAAAACACGTTCGTTCCTGCCCTGTCTTTTCAATGTACGAAGAAAAGAAGCGTTTCTTTCTGCCTCCGCAAGTGCAAGAAGGTTTCCTTCTTCATCGAAAACTCTCACCGTGTCTTCCTTCCTGAACTCATCCCATTCTTTCAGCATCTCCAGAAACACCTGAGATCCGTTGAGGATCCTTTCGGAAAAATCCTGAAATATCACCACGCGCGGGAGCCACTCCAGGCACCTCTCCATCGGTATCACTCTGTTTTCTATTTCCTCCGGCGATGCTTCGAAGACGTTGAGACTTTCTTCGAGGGTGTGCGGCCCCACGCTCTCTCTCACAAGCTCTACAGCGGTCGCTCCACAACCCAGCCTGTATC is a genomic window containing:
- the ribF gene encoding riboflavin biosynthesis protein RibF, translating into MVVSIGVFDGVHIGHRRVLEKLREVASSKKMPALVFTISHPPEYLSPDFPGLLLSVEERVAILSRFSEVVVLDFFQIKDLSPKEFVEKYLPGVFGVVVGRDFRFGKNAEGDTSFLRKNGLEVYEVPDTIVNGKKVSSSLIRKLVQEGRVEEIPPYLGRYYEISGIVYRDRQFGRKLGFPTANIDRGREKLVNLKNGVYLVKVNLPNQEEKFGVMNVGFRPTVSDSTHVKYEVYILDFEGDLYGAHLKVEVLKFIRPEKKFNSIEELKNTITQDVETAKRLMDDIINSKLSRRGDGE